The Mytilus galloprovincialis chromosome 7, xbMytGall1.hap1.1, whole genome shotgun sequence genome has a window encoding:
- the LOC143082807 gene encoding ATP-dependent DNA helicase Q1-like → MDVYRKELADTKQELDTISIEIDSLLQRQASLQQRKTELDSILRQSSAKSDDNDKKWDKQDFEWSNNLLAKMVSVFNIQTLRPMQLQTMNVTMSCKDCMLIMPTGGGKSLCFQLPALLSKGITLVVSPLVSLMEDQIMALERFGIDATKLDASASKEKVKAVQEAMLDKNASLKLLYVTPEKLAKSKRFMAKLEKMYQAGRFSRLVIDEVHCCSQWGHDFRPDYKFLGIMKRQFPEVPILGLTATATTKVLEDVKKILNIPNCHLFKASFNRPNLFYEVKAKPSAFKETISEMVELIDKRFRNQSGIVYCFTQKESEEVTRELRQQGIKTGCYHASIPAKQKSQIHEMWLADKILVIVATVAFGMGIDKPNVRFVIHHSISKSMENLYQESGRAGRDEQRSDCIVYYRFADVFKQSTMVFTEQTGLDNVYGVMSYCLDISKCRRASIARHFGELWDKSQCNKMCDHCNKDTEGEKRDVTKLGLNVLTILDQASATDQRITALKLLDAWEGKGAGSLKVRGLDPPKVSRDKLERIIGHMLLQGFIREDFHFTPYSTISYLVAGAKANLLKSESAKLAVEFFNKRRSLPTQNSNTDNSPSSQSDHKPLAKQNDTKPKLVVINSENSKFSNFTGTSTNQSSQDENDFTKTKKSGKLKRKKPVIDDSDSDDLDFGEEFKRKPAMKKKSSRDTSSSKSERISGSHSNNCSNSESLNGNLCESNEAESGDDSDVIIENVKKSKAIMIDSE, encoded by the exons TTTACAGGAAGGAATTGGCAGACACAAAACAAGAACTAGATACCATCAGTATAGAGATCGACAGTCTTTTACAACGTCAGGCTTCTTTACAACAACGTAAAACTGAATTAGACTCCATTCTTAGACAAAGTAGTGCAAAATCAGATGATAATGATAAGAAATGGGATAAACAAG attttgaaTGGAGTAATAATCTATTGGCTAAGATGGTATCAGTCTTTAACATACAGACTTTACGACCCATGCAGTTACAGACCATGAATGTGACAATGTCTTGTAAAGATTGTATGTTGATAATGCCGACAGGGGGAGGGAAAAGTTTATGTTTCCAATTACCAGCCCTCTTGTCCAAGG GTATTACCTTAGTTGTCTCTCCTTTAGTCTCTTTAATGGAGGATCAGATAATGGCATTGGAAAGATTTGGAATTGATGCTACAAAACTAGATGCCTCAGCCAGCAAAGAAAAGGTCAAAGCTGTTCAAGAGGCTATGTTGGACAAAAATGCTAGTCTCAAACTGTTATATGTCACACCAGAAAAACTGGCAAAAAGTAAAAGATTTATGGCAAAATTGGAGAAAATGTACCAGGCAGGGAGGTTTTCTCGACTAGTGATCGATGAAGTCCATTGTTGTTCACAGTGGGGACATGATTTCCGTCCAG ATTACAAGTTTTTAGGTATAATGAAGCGACAGTTTCCAGAAGTTCCCATTCTTGGTTTAACAGCTACAGCTACTACTAAAGTGTTGGAGGATGtcaagaaaatattaaatattcCTAACTGTCATCTGTTTAAAGCTTCATTTAACAGACCAAATCTATTTTATGAG GTAAAAGCTAAACCATCAGCATTTAAAGAAACAATATCAGAGATGGTTGAATTAATTGATAAAAGATTTAGAAACCAATCAG GTATTGTGTACTGTTTTACACAAAAAGAATCAGAAGAGGTTACAAGAGAGCTGAGACAACAAGGAATAAAGACAGGGTGTTACCATGCCAGCATACCAGCTAAACAAAAAAGTCAAATACATGAGATGTGGTTGGCAGATAAAATTTTG GTTATTGTGGCAACTGTTGCTTTTGGCATGGGAATAGACAAACCAAATGTCAGATTTGTTATTCATCATTCTATCAGTAAATCTATGGAGAATTTATACCAAGAAAGTGGACGAGCAGGGCGAGACGAACAGAGATCAGATTGTATCGTATACTACAGATTTGCTGATGTGTTTAAACAAAGTACTATGGTATTCACAGAACAGACTGGTTTAGACAATGTCTATGGTGTTATGTCATACTGTTTAGACATATCTAA ATGTAGAAGAGCATCAATAGCTAGACATTTCGGAGAGCTGTGGGATAAATCACAGTGTAATAAGATGTGTGACCATTGTAATAAAGACACAGAAG GGGAAAAGAGAGATGTTACAAAATTaggattaaatgttttaacaatattagACCAAGCATCTGCAACTGATCAAAGGATAACTGCATTGAAACTGTTAGATGCCTGGGAGGGTAAAGGGGCAGGCTCACTAAAAGTCAGAGGATTGGACCCTCCTAAGGTGTCCAGAGACAAGCTTGAGAGAATTATTGGTCACATGTTATTACAAGGTTTTATAAGAGAGGATTTTCATTTCACACCATACAGCACAATAAGTTATCTTGTTGCAG gGGCAAAGGCGAACTTGTTAAAAAGTGAATCAGCAAAATTAGCAGtggaatttttcaataaaagaagatcACTACCAACTCAGAATTCCAACACAGACAATTCACCCTCATCACAGAGTGATCATAAACCTCTAGCCAAACAGAATGATACAAAACCAAAACTTGTTGTTATAAACTCAGAAAATTCAAAGTTCTCAAACTTTACTGGAACTTCCACTAATCAGAGTAGTCAAGATGAAAATGACTTTACAAAGACAAAAAAGTCAGGCAAATTAAAAAGGAAGAAGCCAGTGATAGATGACTCTGATAGTGATGATTTGGACTTTGGAgaagaatttaaaagaaaacctgCTATGAAAAAGAAATCCTCTCGGGATACAAGTTCTTCAAAATCTGAACGTATTAGTGGCAGTCACAGTAACAATTGTTCAAACTCAGAATCTCTTAATGGG